A stretch of the Rhizobium sullae genome encodes the following:
- a CDS encoding SDR family NAD(P)-dependent oxidoreductase, translating to MGNWDGLWLSAGYAGVTPLDAVDADFLDGMMNTNVRGPALQLAGPGPRLSKAGSVVITSSTARCWASALADRQVRVNVLLFGPIDTDFRSFMSQDLRAQFEKEILGKVLLGRIGSAGKAIAVALFLHCDDSSYVTGSQYAVDGGLTLP from the coding sequence ATGGGCAATTGGGATGGCCTTTGGCTCAGCGCTGGATATGCCGGTGTAACCCCGCTCGATGCTGTCGACGCAGATTTTCTCGACGGAATGATGAACACGAATGTGCGCGGTCCGGCGCTGCAGCTTGCAGGCCCGGGTCCAAGGCTGAGCAAAGCTGGCTCGGTTGTGATCACGTCGTCGACGGCGCGCTGCTGGGCATCGGCATTGGCTGATCGCCAGGTTCGCGTAAACGTGCTGCTTTTCGGACCGATCGACACGGATTTCCGCAGCTTCATGTCTCAGGATTTGCGAGCACAATTCGAAAAGGAAATCCTCGGCAAGGTGCTGCTCGGGCGTATCGGATCCGCCGGGAAGGCGATAGCGGTGGCGCTCTTTCTGCACTGCGACGACTCTTCCTATGTTACAGGTAGCCAATACGCTGTTGATGGCGGGTTGACGCTGCCATGA
- a CDS encoding ABC transporter ATP-binding protein, with protein sequence MSGLALNNVTKQFGAFTAVDNVQLSVPHGTFVCLLGPSGCGKTTLLRMIAGLDMPTSGAIVLDGSDITAIPTHKRDLGMVFQSLALFPHLSVGENIAYPLRIRGTAKEAQKKRVDELLTLIHLPGYADRPVNKLSGGQRQRVAIARALTISPKLFLLDEPLSALDAKLREAMQVELRQLQQKLGITTIVVTHDQREAMTMADTVVVMNSGEIRQAASPIEIYRRPADRFVADFIGSTNLLNVEADSAGRATVLGKVIEGVLLPPGLSKATISVRPEDVHLTVPSSNTIGGKVTFIRDLGGTIETFLDLSGTQVVAVSTPRERPLVNVGDEVGVKLSPDVCVVLQK encoded by the coding sequence ATGTCCGGACTGGCACTCAACAACGTCACCAAACAATTCGGCGCCTTCACCGCAGTCGACAACGTACAGCTCAGCGTTCCGCATGGCACGTTCGTCTGCCTGCTCGGCCCCTCCGGCTGCGGCAAGACAACTTTGCTGCGCATGATCGCTGGTCTCGACATGCCGACGAGCGGCGCCATCGTGCTCGACGGCAGCGACATTACGGCCATCCCGACCCACAAGCGCGACTTGGGGATGGTGTTTCAGTCGCTTGCGCTTTTCCCCCACCTCAGCGTCGGCGAAAATATCGCTTATCCGCTGCGCATCCGCGGTACGGCGAAGGAGGCGCAAAAGAAGCGCGTCGACGAATTGCTGACGCTGATCCATCTCCCCGGATATGCCGACCGTCCCGTGAACAAGCTTTCCGGCGGCCAGCGCCAGCGTGTCGCGATCGCGCGTGCGCTGACGATTTCGCCTAAGCTCTTCCTCCTCGACGAACCGCTTTCGGCACTCGACGCAAAACTGCGGGAGGCGATGCAGGTTGAGCTTCGCCAGCTTCAGCAGAAGCTCGGCATCACGACAATCGTCGTGACCCACGATCAGCGCGAAGCGATGACGATGGCCGATACCGTCGTCGTCATGAACAGCGGAGAGATCCGCCAGGCGGCCAGCCCGATCGAGATCTACCGCCGTCCCGCCGACCGCTTCGTCGCTGACTTCATCGGTTCGACCAATCTGCTCAACGTCGAGGCCGACAGCGCCGGTCGGGCAACCGTCCTCGGCAAGGTGATCGAAGGTGTTTTGCTTCCGCCCGGCCTTAGCAAGGCAACGATATCGGTGCGGCCGGAGGACGTGCATCTGACAGTGCCAAGCAGCAACACCATTGGCGGCAAGGTAACCTTCATCCGCGATCTCGGCGGCACGATCGAGACGTTCCTCGATCTTTCCGGGACGCAGGTCGTCGCCGTTTCGACGCCGCGCGAACGGCCGCTCGTCAACGTCGGCGATGAGGTCGGCGTCAAGCTCTCACCCGATGTCTGCGTGGTGCTGCAGAAATGA
- a CDS encoding LacI family DNA-binding transcriptional regulator: MAGQGRSRLIDQPSPVTLADIAKLAGVSPVTVSRAINTPSLVKPKTLEAIERVIARTGYVPNLLAGGLASRRTRLVAAIVPSVSSTIFAEAIEGLNAELVAEGYQLLLGLSGYDHQREMELTRAILARRPDGIILTGITHLKETRAMLTGAGLPIVEIWDSTPSPLDTAVGFSHYDVGALVAEYFMTKGYDRYAQIGANDPRAIQRRDGFIKRLAGVAAVELPDIEMNSPSTFSDGRKALTQLLDRGRGSLAVFGSSDVVAHGALTEAIARGCRVPEDVAIVGFGDFDFAPHTYPPLTTVRIDRRMIGTKAARSILRKISGETVEPMIEIDFEIVARQSA, from the coding sequence ATGGCCGGACAGGGAAGAAGCAGACTGATAGACCAACCTAGCCCGGTGACGCTGGCGGACATCGCCAAGCTTGCCGGGGTCTCGCCGGTGACCGTCTCGCGCGCGATCAACACGCCCAGCCTAGTGAAGCCAAAGACGCTTGAAGCTATAGAACGCGTTATTGCCAGGACAGGATATGTGCCTAATCTCCTTGCCGGTGGACTGGCGTCCCGCAGGACTAGGCTGGTTGCGGCGATCGTTCCATCGGTGTCCAGCACGATCTTCGCCGAGGCGATCGAAGGTTTGAATGCCGAACTCGTCGCGGAAGGCTATCAACTCCTGCTGGGCCTGTCCGGTTATGACCACCAGCGGGAGATGGAACTAACGCGCGCCATCCTGGCGCGGCGGCCCGATGGCATCATCCTGACCGGCATCACGCATCTGAAGGAAACGCGGGCAATGTTGACGGGGGCCGGTTTGCCGATCGTCGAAATCTGGGATTCCACGCCGTCGCCGCTCGATACCGCCGTCGGCTTCTCGCACTATGATGTCGGCGCCTTGGTCGCCGAATACTTTATGACGAAGGGCTATGATCGTTATGCGCAAATCGGCGCGAACGATCCTCGCGCCATTCAGCGCAGGGATGGGTTTATCAAGCGGCTCGCTGGTGTCGCGGCGGTGGAGCTCCCCGATATCGAGATGAACTCGCCTTCGACCTTTAGCGACGGGCGGAAAGCGTTGACTCAGTTACTCGATCGGGGGAGGGGATCGCTGGCAGTGTTTGGAAGTTCTGATGTCGTGGCGCATGGAGCGTTGACGGAAGCGATCGCAAGGGGGTGCAGAGTTCCGGAGGATGTCGCGATTGTTGGGTTCGGCGACTTCGATTTCGCGCCTCACACTTATCCGCCTCTGACAACAGTCCGAATCGATCGGCGCATGATCGGGACAAAGGCCGCGCGGTCGATATTAAGAAAAATCTCTGGCGAGACTGTCGAGCCCATGATTGAAATCGATTTCGAAATCGTCGCGAGGCAGTCGGCTTAG
- a CDS encoding lytic transglycosylase domain-containing protein produces the protein MRRSMGKAAGRLAPIAGAFIAVFLASHPAGSQPEGSAAPPPCLYSLQASSGGPALCVRKDSFSTDICTAIDHFARANQLPPDYFARLIWKESHFRPDALSPKGAEGIAQFMPGTAKLRGLKNSYDALSALQASAAYLNELRNRFGNLGLAAAAYNAGENGLSAFLEAGSLPFETRSYVTAITAHTVEEWKNSPPDKAALELDKDKTFLEACIALAESRRFKSAPWQPEGEWAPWGAQLAAHFDPAAARSLFLEDIRKLPVPLNAEKPLILRQRDRSFGYRPRYVARVARQTRGEANQVCAAVRKAGGVCLVFKND, from the coding sequence ATGAGGCGCTCCATGGGGAAGGCCGCCGGAAGACTTGCGCCGATCGCAGGTGCGTTCATCGCTGTCTTTCTTGCCAGCCACCCCGCCGGTTCACAGCCTGAGGGGAGTGCCGCGCCACCGCCATGTCTTTACTCTCTGCAGGCTTCTTCCGGCGGGCCGGCCCTTTGCGTCCGAAAGGACAGTTTCAGCACGGACATCTGCACGGCCATCGATCATTTCGCGCGCGCCAACCAACTTCCCCCTGATTATTTTGCGCGGCTCATCTGGAAGGAAAGCCATTTTCGCCCCGATGCACTCAGTCCGAAGGGTGCGGAGGGGATCGCGCAGTTCATGCCGGGCACCGCCAAACTGCGCGGTCTTAAAAACAGCTATGATGCGCTGAGCGCACTGCAGGCATCGGCGGCCTATCTCAATGAGTTGCGCAACCGCTTCGGCAATCTGGGGCTTGCGGCGGCAGCCTATAATGCCGGCGAAAATGGTCTTTCGGCTTTTCTGGAAGCCGGTTCCCTGCCTTTCGAGACACGAAGCTATGTCACGGCGATAACAGCGCACACCGTCGAAGAGTGGAAAAACAGCCCACCCGACAAAGCAGCACTTGAACTCGATAAGGACAAGACCTTCCTGGAGGCTTGCATCGCTCTTGCCGAAAGCCGCCGTTTCAAGTCTGCTCCTTGGCAGCCCGAAGGCGAGTGGGCGCCTTGGGGCGCACAACTCGCCGCGCACTTCGACCCCGCAGCGGCACGCAGTCTTTTCCTGGAAGACATTCGCAAGCTGCCGGTGCCCCTGAACGCCGAAAAGCCTCTCATTTTGCGCCAGCGCGACCGCAGCTTCGGTTACCGGCCGCGCTATGTCGCCCGCGTCGCGCGTCAAACGAGGGGCGAGGCAAATCAGGTCTGTGCGGCCGTGCGCAAAGCTGGCGGCGTATGCCTGGTGTTCAAGAACGACTGA
- a CDS encoding Bug family tripartite tricarboxylate transporter substrate binding protein yields MRLMRFITVAAMAASIASLAATAGKAQNQDYPSKTVTVIVPFAAGGNTDAFGRLVAEQLDKRLGQRFIVENKPGAGGNVGLGDLARAAPDGYTIGMGTVSSNAINQTLFKTLSYDKEKGFAPLSLIARLPNVLVVNPDKLPVNSVQELIELLKKEPGKHTYASSGVGTSIHLAGELLATKAGVKITHVPYKGSSQAIMDVVAGHIDFMFDNIPTAAQQVKAGKLRALAVTSLDRASLLPDVPTMDSVIPGFEATSWHGVFAPAGTPPEIVEKLSKEVQVILHEPAMKEKIEGMGATPVGNTPEEFAIFIKAETEKWAEVIKAANVPLQ; encoded by the coding sequence ATGCGTTTAATGCGTTTCATCACAGTGGCGGCGATGGCCGCTTCGATCGCTTCCTTAGCCGCGACTGCGGGTAAGGCCCAGAACCAGGACTACCCCTCTAAAACTGTGACGGTGATCGTGCCCTTTGCCGCAGGCGGCAATACCGATGCCTTCGGCCGCCTCGTGGCGGAGCAGCTGGACAAAAGACTTGGCCAGCGGTTCATCGTGGAGAACAAGCCTGGCGCGGGAGGAAATGTCGGCCTCGGCGATCTCGCTAGAGCGGCTCCCGACGGATACACGATCGGCATGGGCACGGTCAGCTCCAACGCGATCAACCAGACCCTGTTCAAAACCTTGTCCTACGACAAGGAAAAGGGCTTCGCACCGCTGTCGCTGATCGCCCGCCTGCCAAACGTGCTCGTGGTCAATCCGGACAAGCTGCCGGTCAATTCGGTCCAGGAACTGATCGAACTGCTGAAGAAGGAACCGGGCAAGCACACCTACGCATCGTCGGGCGTCGGCACCTCAATCCATCTTGCGGGCGAACTGCTCGCCACCAAGGCAGGCGTCAAGATTACCCATGTGCCCTATAAGGGCAGCAGCCAGGCAATTATGGACGTTGTCGCCGGCCATATCGACTTCATGTTCGATAACATTCCGACGGCAGCGCAGCAGGTCAAGGCCGGCAAGCTTCGGGCGCTCGCGGTTACCAGCCTCGACAGAGCATCGCTCCTGCCTGACGTCCCCACCATGGACAGCGTGATCCCAGGCTTCGAGGCGACCTCCTGGCATGGCGTCTTCGCGCCTGCGGGCACGCCGCCGGAAATCGTCGAGAAGCTCAGCAAGGAGGTTCAGGTGATCCTTCACGAACCTGCGATGAAGGAAAAGATCGAAGGCATGGGTGCCACGCCGGTCGGCAACACGCCCGAAGAGTTCGCGATCTTCATAAAGGCTGAAACGGAAAAATGGGCTGAGGTCATCAAGGCGGCGAACGTCCCG
- a CDS encoding LysR substrate-binding domain-containing protein: protein MFNRLPPLNALRAFEAAARRGSVSAAARELNVTHGAISHQIKALEAVFGTPLFERNGKRLKLTPQAALLLPALTTAFETIAAATALVTRPSTSGSLRISCVPALLSFWLIPRMHQFSEQFPDISLTLVASNDPDRLYSPDIDVCILYGDGTWLDCWARLWSNLQLFPVVSPTLMNSRALRSVRDLRDHVLLHGDDGREWNTWLAAADALDMPRGRQHFMSDARLSTEAALSGQGVALGDAITAGSLIAQGELVVPFDLSVPANDAFYVACRNEVRAAPIVRVFIDWFFSALERDRGAEPQASARRVIRGRGRIDAPAATAESFTPVSRARAAAQRPVKRRLKP, encoded by the coding sequence ATGTTCAACCGACTGCCGCCGCTGAATGCATTGCGTGCCTTCGAGGCCGCCGCTCGCCGCGGCTCGGTCTCGGCGGCTGCGCGCGAGCTCAATGTTACCCATGGGGCCATCAGCCATCAGATCAAGGCGCTGGAAGCGGTCTTCGGCACGCCGCTTTTCGAGCGCAACGGCAAGCGGCTGAAGCTCACGCCGCAGGCTGCTCTGCTTTTACCGGCTCTAACAACTGCATTCGAGACGATCGCAGCGGCAACGGCGCTGGTGACCCGCCCGTCGACCAGCGGTAGCCTTAGAATTTCATGCGTGCCGGCTTTGCTCTCCTTCTGGCTGATCCCGCGCATGCACCAGTTCAGCGAACAGTTCCCGGATATCAGCCTGACGCTCGTCGCCTCGAACGACCCCGACCGGCTTTACTCGCCGGATATCGATGTCTGCATTCTTTATGGCGACGGGACCTGGCTGGACTGCTGGGCGCGCCTTTGGAGCAACCTGCAACTTTTCCCCGTCGTCAGCCCGACCCTGATGAACAGCCGCGCGTTGCGCTCTGTGCGCGATCTGCGTGATCACGTCCTGCTCCACGGCGACGATGGACGCGAATGGAATACTTGGCTTGCTGCAGCCGACGCGTTGGACATGCCGCGCGGCAGGCAGCACTTCATGAGCGATGCGCGGCTATCCACGGAGGCGGCCTTGAGTGGGCAGGGGGTTGCGCTCGGCGATGCGATTACGGCCGGCAGCCTGATCGCTCAGGGCGAACTCGTCGTACCCTTTGATCTCTCCGTTCCGGCCAATGATGCCTTTTATGTCGCCTGCCGAAACGAAGTGCGAGCCGCGCCGATCGTTAGGGTCTTTATCGACTGGTTCTTCTCCGCCCTCGAAAGAGACCGCGGGGCAGAGCCGCAGGCGTCGGCCCGGCGTGTGATCCGCGGGCGCGGGCGAATTGACGCTCCGGCGGCTACAGCCGAAAGCTTCACGCCTGTCTCGCGCGCTCGCGCCGCCGCCCAACGGCCTGTCAAGCGCCGCCTGAAACCGTAA
- the speB gene encoding agmatinase — protein sequence MAWDQTKLEELRAKFAESHGGQIFDPDFRKVADKIFSKTGTRLAPYAGIPTFLSAPYMPVAADEPDFGNLQVAITGIPMDLGVTNRPGSRFGPRALRAIERIGPYNHVLGTAPLFDLRVADIGDVPFQSRYRLELSHDDIEKRINQIVDAGVVPLSVGGDHSITHPILKAVGKKQPVGLIHIDAHCDTGGAFDQTKFHHGGPFRNAVLDGVLDPTRTVQIGIRGSAEYLWEFSYESGMTVIHAEEVTGVGIPAIIERAKAIVGDAPAYLSFDIDSLDPSFAPGTGTPEVRGLTTREVLELIRGLKGINLVGGDVVEVAPQYDATTNTAHAGAQVLFEILSLMVFSPSIGSKRD from the coding sequence ATGGCCTGGGATCAGACGAAGCTCGAAGAACTACGTGCGAAATTCGCCGAGAGCCACGGCGGCCAGATATTCGATCCCGACTTCCGCAAGGTGGCCGATAAGATCTTTTCAAAAACCGGCACGCGCCTTGCTCCTTACGCCGGCATTCCGACATTCCTGAGCGCCCCTTATATGCCGGTCGCCGCCGATGAGCCGGATTTCGGCAATCTGCAGGTCGCAATCACCGGTATCCCGATGGATCTCGGCGTCACCAACCGTCCGGGATCGCGCTTCGGACCGCGCGCACTGCGCGCCATCGAGCGCATTGGTCCTTATAATCATGTGCTGGGCACGGCGCCGCTGTTTGATTTGCGCGTCGCCGATATCGGCGACGTCCCCTTCCAGAGCCGTTACCGGCTGGAGCTCAGCCATGACGACATTGAAAAGCGCATCAATCAGATCGTCGATGCAGGCGTCGTACCGCTTTCCGTCGGCGGCGATCACTCGATAACGCACCCGATCCTGAAGGCCGTCGGCAAGAAGCAACCGGTCGGCTTGATCCACATCGATGCGCATTGCGATACGGGGGGCGCGTTCGACCAGACAAAGTTCCACCACGGCGGTCCGTTCCGCAATGCCGTTCTCGACGGCGTGCTCGATCCGACCCGTACCGTGCAGATCGGCATCCGCGGTTCGGCCGAATATCTCTGGGAGTTCTCCTACGAATCTGGAATGACCGTGATCCATGCTGAGGAGGTGACGGGCGTGGGGATTCCGGCGATCATCGAGAGGGCAAAGGCGATCGTCGGCGACGCTCCCGCCTATCTCTCCTTCGACATCGACAGCCTCGATCCGAGCTTTGCGCCCGGTACCGGCACACCGGAAGTCCGCGGCTTGACGACGCGGGAGGTTCTGGAATTGATCCGCGGCCTGAAAGGGATCAATCTTGTCGGCGGAGATGTTGTGGAGGTCGCCCCGCAATATGACGCCACGACCAATACCGCCCACGCCGGTGCCCAGGTCCTGTTCGAAATCCTGAGCCTGATGGTCTTCAGCCCATCCATCGGCAGTAAGCGCGATTGA
- a CDS encoding ABC transporter substrate-binding protein has protein sequence MKTILDKAVSRRNVLATGLAATSMLAMPAVLRAQDKSLKVGVYGGYFKDSFDKNVFPEFTKATGIAIESVAEPTGEAWLVQLEQAAKAGQAPADLSMMSQVAMLKGQATELWTPIDMAKLKNASGLIDRFVNKYPDGRVAGVGAVAWYITLVTNTDVYKESPTTWNALWDPANADKLGLLALVSNSFLLEVTAKTHFGGTNALDTEEGILKAFDKLAEVKPNVRLWYRDEAQFEQALKSGEIPMGQYYHDVTGLAAADGFPVRSTFPKEGGIQDSGCWALSRTSKKAEEAHIFIDYMCQPAIQALMSRKVGTAPTIKRELLDLTDKEFAAVSSDIEPITPRYDLYQSKSDWLNQKWTELIVG, from the coding sequence ATGAAAACCATTCTCGACAAGGCGGTCAGCCGCCGAAACGTGCTGGCAACCGGCCTCGCCGCCACCAGCATGCTCGCCATGCCTGCCGTTCTGCGCGCGCAGGACAAGTCGCTGAAGGTCGGCGTCTATGGCGGCTACTTCAAGGATTCGTTCGACAAGAACGTCTTTCCGGAATTCACCAAGGCAACCGGCATTGCCATCGAGTCGGTGGCCGAACCGACAGGCGAGGCCTGGCTGGTGCAGCTGGAACAGGCCGCCAAGGCCGGCCAGGCGCCTGCCGACCTTTCGATGATGTCGCAGGTCGCGATGTTAAAGGGCCAGGCAACCGAGCTCTGGACGCCGATCGACATGGCAAAGCTCAAGAACGCCTCCGGCCTCATCGACCGCTTCGTCAACAAATATCCGGACGGCCGGGTTGCCGGTGTCGGTGCCGTGGCGTGGTACATCACGCTCGTCACAAACACGGATGTATACAAGGAATCTCCGACCACCTGGAACGCGCTGTGGGATCCGGCAAATGCCGACAAGCTCGGCCTGCTTGCCCTCGTCTCCAACTCATTCCTGCTCGAAGTGACGGCCAAGACGCATTTCGGCGGCACGAATGCGCTCGACACCGAGGAAGGCATCCTGAAGGCGTTCGACAAGCTTGCTGAGGTGAAGCCGAATGTCCGCCTCTGGTATCGCGACGAGGCGCAGTTCGAGCAGGCGCTGAAGTCCGGTGAAATCCCGATGGGCCAGTATTACCACGATGTCACCGGGCTGGCCGCCGCCGACGGCTTCCCGGTCCGCTCGACCTTCCCGAAGGAAGGCGGCATCCAGGATTCCGGCTGCTGGGCGCTGTCGCGCACTTCCAAGAAGGCGGAAGAGGCACATATCTTCATCGACTACATGTGCCAGCCGGCCATCCAGGCGCTGATGTCGCGCAAAGTGGGCACGGCACCGACCATCAAGCGCGAATTGCTCGACTTGACCGACAAGGAGTTCGCAGCCGTCTCCTCCGACATCGAGCCGATCACGCCGCGCTACGATCTCTACCAGAGCAAGTCCGATTGGCTGAACCAGAAATGGACGGAACTCATCGTCGGCTGA
- a CDS encoding aminotransferase, with translation MPLAHPNPLVSRLSPPPIPSVVAWARDYDGGKGPLIDLSQAVPGYPAHPEMLRLLGEAAASPAMTGYGAIEGEEALRKAYAAHMSDVYGTSVAAANVHITSGCNQAFMCSTIALAKSGETIALTNPFYFNHETTLSMLGIGRVLVDCDAAKGFLPSLASAEKALLSGVRALAVVTPNNPTGAVYPPALLRELFHLCRKYGAWLILDETYRDFLPADAGAPHDLLSIEGWDETLVLLYSFSKSFCIPGHRLGAITAGPRIVGEIAKIMDNMQICAPRAAQAAVATALPILADWRAANRLEISRRAEALKAVMAETNGWSIAAIGAYFAFVRHPCGDLPSAKVAERLAKEAGVICIPGSYFGESQDGYLRLAFANADVGVIGQLRERLR, from the coding sequence ATGCCGCTTGCCCATCCAAATCCGCTCGTCTCTCGTCTGTCGCCGCCACCCATCCCTTCGGTGGTTGCCTGGGCGCGTGACTATGATGGCGGCAAAGGACCGCTGATCGACCTGTCCCAAGCCGTGCCCGGCTATCCCGCTCACCCAGAGATGCTGCGGCTTCTCGGCGAGGCGGCCGCCTCTCCAGCTATGACCGGCTATGGCGCCATCGAAGGGGAGGAGGCGCTCAGGAAGGCTTATGCGGCGCATATGTCGGACGTCTATGGCACGAGCGTTGCTGCCGCCAACGTCCATATCACCTCCGGCTGCAATCAGGCCTTCATGTGCAGCACCATCGCGCTTGCCAAATCGGGCGAGACGATCGCGCTCACCAATCCCTTCTATTTCAATCACGAAACCACGCTTTCCATGCTGGGCATCGGACGTGTTCTCGTCGATTGCGATGCTGCGAAAGGCTTCCTGCCGAGCTTGGCATCGGCAGAAAAGGCCTTGTTGTCGGGCGTGCGTGCCCTTGCGGTCGTCACACCGAACAATCCGACCGGCGCAGTCTATCCGCCGGCGCTGCTTCGCGAACTCTTCCACCTCTGCCGGAAATATGGAGCCTGGCTGATCCTGGACGAGACCTATCGGGACTTTCTGCCGGCCGATGCCGGAGCGCCGCATGATCTGCTCTCCATCGAGGGCTGGGATGAGACGCTTGTCCTACTCTATAGCTTCTCCAAATCCTTCTGCATTCCCGGACACCGGCTGGGTGCGATAACAGCCGGTCCGCGCATCGTCGGCGAGATCGCCAAGATCATGGATAACATGCAGATCTGTGCGCCGCGGGCGGCTCAGGCCGCCGTGGCAACGGCCCTTCCGATCCTGGCGGACTGGCGCGCTGCAAACCGGCTGGAAATTTCGCGCCGCGCTGAGGCGCTGAAAGCGGTCATGGCAGAAACGAACGGCTGGTCGATCGCCGCAATCGGCGCCTACTTCGCCTTCGTCCGGCATCCTTGTGGGGATCTGCCTTCCGCCAAGGTGGCGGAAAGGCTCGCCAAGGAAGCCGGAGTGATTTGTATCCCTGGAAGCTATTTCGGCGAGAGCCAAGACGGTTATCTCCGGCTTGCCTTCGCCAATGCCGATGTTGGCGTGATCGGGCAGTTGCGCGAGCGCCTGCGATAG
- a CDS encoding ABC transporter permease, producing the protein MNTFLHRLYFSLIGLFLAAPIIVVAGVSVNAKQSLTFPPRGFSLGWYGEIFTNPEWRNALFASLTLAILSAALAVLIALPLAWFLWRRIAPWANIFQLLGIAPFTLPPVITALGLLTFWATTGFYGAPWTAVISHAIFFVTLPLVTLSLGFTSIDRSFVEAAATMGANDRTIFTTIVLPLIRPYLVSGYAFAFVLSLNEYIVAYMTVGFTLETLPIKIFNALRYGYTPTMASVTILFVATAALIFGLIARFGDLPKLLGAMAAEK; encoded by the coding sequence ATGAACACCTTTCTCCACCGCTTGTATTTCTCTCTGATCGGCCTTTTCCTGGCAGCACCGATCATCGTCGTTGCCGGCGTCTCAGTGAACGCGAAGCAGAGCCTGACCTTCCCGCCCCGAGGCTTTTCGCTCGGCTGGTACGGTGAGATCTTCACCAATCCCGAATGGCGGAACGCACTTTTCGCCTCGCTGACGCTTGCCATTCTGTCCGCAGCACTTGCAGTACTCATCGCCTTGCCGCTTGCCTGGTTTCTATGGCGGCGAATTGCCCCATGGGCGAACATCTTCCAGCTCTTGGGCATCGCGCCCTTCACCCTGCCTCCCGTCATCACCGCGCTCGGGCTGTTGACATTCTGGGCGACCACCGGGTTTTACGGTGCGCCGTGGACGGCCGTAATCAGCCATGCAATCTTCTTCGTCACATTACCGCTGGTGACGCTGTCGCTCGGCTTCACGTCGATCGACCGCTCCTTCGTCGAAGCAGCCGCGACCATGGGTGCAAATGATCGCACGATCTTCACAACAATCGTCTTGCCGCTGATCCGGCCCTATCTGGTTTCGGGCTACGCCTTTGCCTTCGTTCTTTCGCTGAACGAGTACATCGTCGCCTACATGACAGTCGGCTTCACGCTGGAGACCTTGCCGATCAAGATCTTCAACGCGCTGCGTTACGGCTACACGCCGACCATGGCGTCTGTCACGATCCTCTTCGTCGCGACAGCTGCCCTCATATTCGGCTTGATCGCCCGCTTCGGTGATCTTCCAAAGCTGTTGGGAGCAATGGCAGCAGAAAAATGA
- a CDS encoding ABC transporter permease gives MRREPPHKIADYWPLAFPAGMLTVFFVIPFTTMIAVSFFQRQQGGFYTPAFVFDNYARFVSLFFGKVLGFSLFLAIAVAICCIVLGIPFTYLLTRMGRKAQVVWLVALLSILSLSEVIIGFAWSTLFSRTAGITNLLVMAGVMQQAVALTPSFSAVLAGMVYQALPYTVLILYPALVRLDPTLTEAARTLGASPVKAFFTIVVPALRNTIIATLIMVFIFALGSYLLPQILGRPSHWTLSVLITDQAVYQSNMPFAAAMAVFLVLVTLAMVGLTVLIGRKGETA, from the coding sequence ATGAGGCGCGAACCACCGCACAAGATTGCCGATTACTGGCCACTCGCCTTCCCGGCCGGAATGCTGACGGTCTTTTTCGTCATTCCGTTTACAACGATGATTGCCGTGAGCTTTTTCCAGCGGCAGCAGGGCGGCTTCTACACACCTGCCTTCGTGTTCGACAATTACGCCCGCTTCGTCAGCCTGTTCTTCGGCAAGGTACTCGGCTTTTCACTGTTCCTTGCAATCGCTGTTGCGATCTGCTGCATCGTGCTTGGCATTCCATTCACCTATCTGCTGACGCGCATGGGACGGAAGGCTCAGGTCGTTTGGCTGGTCGCGCTGCTGTCGATCCTTTCGCTTTCTGAAGTCATCATCGGCTTTGCCTGGTCGACGCTGTTTTCGCGCACCGCCGGCATCACCAATCTGCTTGTCATGGCGGGCGTCATGCAGCAGGCCGTGGCGCTGACGCCAAGTTTCAGCGCGGTTCTGGCCGGCATGGTCTATCAGGCCCTGCCTTACACGGTCCTGATCCTCTATCCCGCCCTCGTCCGGCTTGATCCGACCCTGACGGAAGCGGCACGTACTCTCGGCGCTTCGCCAGTCAAGGCATTTTTCACGATCGTCGTGCCTGCGTTGCGCAACACCATCATCGCGACGCTCATCATGGTCTTCATCTTCGCACTCGGCTCCTACCTGCTGCCGCAGATTCTCGGCCGTCCATCGCACTGGACCCTTTCGGTGCTCATCACCGACCAAGCCGTCTACCAGTCGAACATGCCGTTTGCCGCCGCGATGGCTGTATTTCTCGTACTGGTGACGCTCGCCATGGTCGGACTGACGGTGCTGATCGGCCGCAAGGGAGAAACGGCATGA